Proteins encoded within one genomic window of Aquarana catesbeiana isolate 2022-GZ linkage group LG03, ASM4218655v1, whole genome shotgun sequence:
- the LOC141134198 gene encoding olfactory receptor 1468-like: MTESGQDELCRHLAGLTQAVKSLQEGYSRLEEQVQALSSPSNTQDATFGRFPIAPSVVMLPPEPRVPTPLKFAGECSKYHAFHNVCELYFALQPHTFSLEAIKVMNEPNITRITTIHFLGFQTHWSINCLIFSLLLLIYCVLICGNLLIITLVSYSKTLQSPMYFFLSQLAVSDILLATDILPNTLHDLLVKEPIISFFGCITQFYFFVVAESGEYFLLTAMSYDRYLAICKPLHYTSIMNQHFCSVIVAICWILSILIVFIYTITITNLQFCGPNVIDHYFCDIDPILQLSCSDTTIVHLEVTLIGVFFLVIPFFVIIISYIYIINIILKIPSIVGKQKVFSTCSSHLSVVCTYFGTLIFVYYIPNIGQSKNMTKFMSLLYTAGNPLMNPIIYSLRNKDLKQIVKNKFMSLHFKRD, translated from the exons atgactgagtctggGCAGGATGAACTGTGTAGACATCTGGCGGGTCTcactcaagctgtaaagagccttcaggaaggctattcAAGACTGGAGGAACAAGTTCAGGCCTTATCTTCACCTTCCAATACCCAAGATGCAACTTTTGGAAGGTTTCCAATTGCACCCTCCGTAgtgatgcttcctccagagcccagagtacccacacCTTTAAAGTTTGCTGGAGAATGCAGCAAGTATCATGCTTTCCACAATGTCTGCGagctctactttgctctgcaacctcacaccttctccttggaagcaattAAG GTAATGAATGAGCCAAATATTACCAGAATTACAACAATCCACTTCCTGGGATTTCAGACTCATTGGAGTATAAATTGTTtgatcttctctctcctccttttaatTTATTGTGTGTTAATATGTGGAAACCTCCTGATCATCACATTGGTGTCCTACAGCAAGACCCTCCAGtctcccatgtacttcttcctctcccagctCGCTGTGTCCGATATCTTACTGGCAACTGATATTCTTCCTAATACCCTTCATGATCTTTTGGTGAAAGAACCCATAATATCATTTTTTGGTTGCATCacccagttttatttttttgttgttgcagaATCCGGAGAGTATTTTCTGTTAACAGCAATGTCTTATGACAGATATTTGGCCATCTGCAAACCGTTGCATTACACTTCAATCATGAACCAACATTTTTGCTCAGTAATAGTCGCCATCTGTTGGATTTTAAGTATTTTGATAGTATTCATTTATACTATAACTATAACAAACTTGCAATTCTGTGGGCCCAATGTGATTGATCACTATTTTTGTGATATTGATCCAATCCTTCAACTCTCGTGCTCCGATACTACCATTGTTCACCTAGAAGTTACATTGATTGGTGTTTTTTTCCTTGTCATCCCATTCTTTGTCATCATTAtatcatatatttatattattaatataattttaaaaatcCCATCTATTGTTGGAAAACAGAAAGTTTTCTCCACATGTAGTTCCCACCTAAGTGTTGTATGCACCTATTTTGGTACccttatatttgtttattatatacCCAATATAGGACAATCAAAAAACATGACCAAATTCATGTCATTACTGTACACGGCAGGAAATCCACTGATGAATCCAATTATATACAGTCTGAGGAATAAAGACCTGAaacaaattgttaaaaataaatttATGAGCTTACATTTCAAAAGAGATTAA